From the genome of Nodosilinea sp. FACHB-141, one region includes:
- a CDS encoding DUF6760 family protein, whose translation MREEIAYLAYHFHWSYGQVMGMEHWERQQWVAEIARINQQLNEER comes from the coding sequence TTGCGGGAGGAAATTGCCTACTTGGCTTACCATTTTCATTGGTCCTATGGGCAGGTGATGGGAATGGAACACTGGGAGCGGCAGCAATGGGTAGCCGAAATTGCCCGTATTAACCAGCAGTTGAATGAGGAGAGGTAG
- a CDS encoding phage tail protein: MRGLTGISAIASDVLGVRLNPYIPYNFLVELDGLVTGGFMEVFGLESEIKLESYEEGGQNDYVHQFPTRTTYPNLVLSKGLTDAWTLWSWYDDACHGKICRRNGTIMLLDHQRLPVRWWNFRDAYPVKWTGPQFNSSAQDIAVEKIELVHRGITIPIASKGLRRANQLDRLETS; this comes from the coding sequence ATGCGTGGATTGACGGGAATATCGGCGATCGCCTCCGATGTATTAGGCGTAAGGCTAAATCCTTACATACCTTACAACTTTCTGGTGGAGCTAGACGGGCTAGTGACGGGCGGATTCATGGAGGTTTTTGGGCTAGAGAGTGAAATTAAACTTGAATCCTACGAAGAAGGCGGTCAAAACGATTACGTCCATCAATTTCCCACTCGGACAACCTATCCTAATTTAGTACTGAGTAAGGGACTGACTGATGCTTGGACTCTGTGGAGTTGGTATGACGATGCTTGTCACGGCAAAATCTGCCGCCGCAACGGCACGATTATGCTGCTCGATCACCAGCGATTGCCCGTGAGATGGTGGAACTTTAGAGATGCTTATCCAGTGAAGTGGACGGGGCCTCAATTTAATAGCAGTGCTCAGGATATTGCGGTAGAAAAAATCGAACTGGTGCATCGAGGCATCACAATCCCAATAGCAAGTAAAGGGCTTCGCAGAGCCAATCAACTTGATCGTTTAGAGACTTCTTAA
- a CDS encoding LysM peptidoglycan-binding domain-containing protein — protein MALERLTIQVEESRNKFSKEIPVLYNPNKLTIVKSGWKASANGLVPKDDPASLTVELFFDTSAPDKDNTASSIFQKATDLLTTPSTQAIDVRIYTLPIYNLSFINARFNLGRPPLCRLVWGGKPNIRHFNGSVLFKGVLQQVIQTFTHFTAEGMPVRATLNCTFLEWEEPEQQQKKTNPVDDPIRIIKQGETLSSIAQEEYGDSSLWRIIANANRLNNPRTLEVGSFLTVPPLPSQGGR, from the coding sequence ATGGCATTAGAAAGACTCACAATTCAAGTTGAAGAAAGCAGAAATAAATTTAGTAAAGAGATACCTGTTCTCTACAACCCCAATAAGCTAACGATTGTAAAGTCTGGCTGGAAAGCTAGTGCCAATGGTCTAGTGCCAAAGGACGATCCTGCTAGCCTCACAGTTGAGCTTTTCTTTGATACCAGTGCTCCCGATAAAGATAACACTGCTTCGTCGATCTTTCAAAAAGCTACAGACTTGTTAACCACTCCTAGTACGCAAGCCATAGATGTCAGGATATATACTCTCCCCATCTATAACCTCAGTTTCATAAATGCCCGCTTCAATCTTGGTCGGCCTCCTCTTTGCCGGTTGGTGTGGGGAGGCAAGCCTAATATTAGACATTTTAATGGCTCCGTGCTGTTTAAAGGGGTTCTTCAGCAGGTCATTCAAACCTTTACCCACTTCACTGCTGAGGGTATGCCAGTCCGAGCCACTCTCAACTGTACGTTTCTAGAGTGGGAAGAACCTGAACAACAGCAGAAGAAGACAAATCCCGTTGATGATCCGATTCGCATTATTAAGCAAGGAGAAACCCTCAGCAGCATTGCCCAGGAAGAATATGGTGACTCTTCTCTGTGGCGAATCATTGCCAATGCCAATCGGTTGAATAATCCTCGTACGTTAGAGGTTGGTAGTTTTCTGACTGTGCCGCCATTGCCTTCTCAAGGAGGACGTTAG
- a CDS encoding phage late control D family protein, whose protein sequence is MPQVKSGSDRLAPKVEILINSRLLETKAKTSVLAVEVAEDVEAVGMFTLELNNENLEDQKVVLSDDDQFKPGNKVEIKFGYGNQIKVVMVGEITGLEPEFFSDQAPRLIVRGHDLSHRLMRGTKTRSFTGMRDSDIVAQVAGDANLSVSASPTSEQLEYVLQRNQTDLAFIRDRASRIGYEILVEGTVLIFRPLQPQGEAKLTLDRTDLLEFSPRLNTLGQVNEVEVRGWDARQKEPTVVGKASDSNVVAMGKDTTSGIRATASEFGKTAYAVIDQAAASPQAAQTIAQGQINRMALSYITGEGACKGNAALQAGQVIKIVGLGQRFSGNYYVTATNHRYAVGEGYRTEFSVRRNATRCP, encoded by the coding sequence ATGCCACAAGTCAAATCTGGTTCAGATAGGCTAGCTCCAAAAGTCGAAATTCTGATTAACAGTCGTCTTCTAGAAACCAAGGCAAAGACCAGTGTACTGGCTGTAGAAGTTGCGGAAGATGTTGAGGCCGTGGGCATGTTTACTCTAGAACTCAACAATGAGAATCTAGAGGATCAAAAGGTTGTATTGTCCGACGATGATCAGTTTAAGCCAGGTAACAAAGTCGAGATCAAGTTTGGCTACGGCAACCAAATAAAAGTGGTTATGGTGGGAGAAATTACCGGGTTGGAACCCGAGTTTTTTTCTGACCAGGCTCCTCGATTAATCGTGCGTGGGCATGACTTAAGCCATCGCCTGATGCGAGGCACCAAAACTCGATCGTTCACTGGAATGCGAGACAGCGATATTGTGGCGCAGGTTGCCGGAGATGCCAACTTATCTGTGAGCGCTAGTCCTACCTCAGAACAGCTAGAATATGTGCTGCAACGGAATCAAACAGATCTGGCGTTTATTCGCGATCGCGCCTCTCGGATTGGGTACGAGATCCTGGTTGAAGGCACCGTGTTAATCTTTCGCCCCTTGCAGCCTCAGGGTGAAGCAAAACTGACGCTAGACCGAACCGACCTGTTGGAATTCTCTCCCCGCTTGAACACCTTAGGGCAGGTAAATGAAGTGGAAGTTCGGGGCTGGGATGCTCGGCAAAAAGAGCCTACTGTAGTAGGAAAAGCCAGCGATAGCAATGTGGTCGCAATGGGCAAAGACACAACCAGTGGTATCCGTGCCACCGCCAGTGAATTTGGCAAGACGGCCTATGCCGTGATTGACCAAGCGGCAGCGAGTCCTCAAGCGGCCCAAACGATTGCCCAGGGGCAAATCAACCGGATGGCGTTGAGCTACATCACCGGGGAAGGGGCTTGCAAGGGCAACGCAGCCCTACAAGCCGGTCAGGTAATCAAAATTGTGGGGCTGGGACAGCGTTTTAGTGGAAACTACTACGTGACTGCTACCAACCATCGCTATGCCGTTGGAGAAGGCTATCGCACCGAGTTTAGCGTGAGGAGGAATGCAACCCGATGCCCTTAG
- a CDS encoding phage baseplate assembly protein V — protein MPLGDLVSLLTPLEASDRIYGVMIAIVTNIQDPQKLGRMKIKLPLLSMTDESDWARMLTPLAGNEQGLYCLPQVGDEVLVAFEQGDPQHPYVLGALWSASAIPPTAEVSQRQLVSRSGHAIVLDDTEGSEQIEIRDRTGKNRIVITSKDNSLVIEGEGEITIKAKGKLTLSGKGVEIDAQGSKVDVKASQMEVK, from the coding sequence ATGCCCTTAGGAGATTTAGTCAGTTTATTGACACCGTTAGAAGCAAGCGATCGCATTTATGGAGTCATGATTGCGATCGTCACTAACATCCAAGATCCCCAAAAACTGGGTCGGATGAAGATTAAACTGCCGCTGCTTTCGATGACCGATGAGAGTGACTGGGCACGGATGCTAACCCCCCTTGCGGGTAACGAGCAGGGGCTATATTGCCTCCCGCAAGTAGGCGACGAAGTGTTAGTCGCTTTTGAGCAGGGCGATCCTCAACACCCCTATGTTTTAGGTGCCCTCTGGAGTGCTAGTGCTATCCCTCCCACAGCCGAGGTGAGTCAGCGCCAACTGGTATCCCGCAGTGGTCACGCGATCGTGCTGGATGACACTGAGGGTTCTGAGCAGATCGAGATTCGCGATCGCACGGGCAAAAATCGCATTGTCATCACCAGCAAAGATAATAGCCTGGTGATTGAAGGTGAGGGTGAAATCACGATCAAAGCCAAAGGCAAGCTGACTCTATCGGGCAAAGGGGTAGAAATTGACGCCCAGGGTAGCAAGGTAGACGTTAAAGCCAGTCAAATGGAGGTGAAGTGA